CTCCAACCATATTTTCACTCGGGACCATCCTCTTGGGACTAAGGGCTAATCTCTACAAACGGAGCAGTGTTTTCCCCGATAGGAGAGAAGGAGTTACGGAACAGGCGATCGCCTGTGAACCACTCCTTCTTAAGCATTTTTAACTGTTCCGGAGTCCATCCTCTCCCTTAGAGTCCAGGGGTGGTCCCATCCGGTAGGAAATAAATCGACTCCACTTGTTTGTTGTCTTCCGGAAGGGCAATAAATCGGCCCTCATCCAAAAGATAGGTAATCGTTTCTCCCCGAATGCTGTTGTTATCTTGGATCACATAAGCATTACCACTGAGCACGATGCGTTGCTCTCGGCTAAAAAACTGGGCTTGGGCTGCGGTCCCTTGCATATTTCGCGCAGGATAGTTGATGCGGACATTGCCGCGTGCCGTGATAATCCCGGTTCTGGAGTCAGATTCTTGCATATCCGATCGCACTCGCAAGGCACGGTTGTCCTGCGGGGTATTCGGTGTTTGCGGATAACTCGGCATAGCAACAACGCTCGACAAAGCGACTGGCATCATCAATGCCAACCCGAGGCGAAGCAATAAATGTGAGGAACTTAAGCGGACAGAGGGGATCATAGCTGAGTTCACTGGTATAGGCACGGTAAGCACATTCGCAAGAGGATGTAGATGGAGTTCTGCCATCTTCTATTGGTAGTTTAGCCAATCCTACCAATCCGTAATCCGGATCGCATCGGAGGGCAACTTCTGTAGCCTCCATTCTGCTTGATGTTTGACTGTTTTGAGTCTTCCGAAGTTTCGGAAGCCTTGACTAGGACAAGATTTTACCAAACTTTATCTCCCTCTGGATTAAGGGCCACCGTCTTTCCGTCTCCTAAGCGGTTGTGACCCCTTTTCACCCTACCCGGATCCACTATTCCGCCCAATAGCCTAAAACATCTCTCTAAAGGGGGATTTACTCCTAGGAATTAGGTGATTTTCGCTAAGAATCAAGGAGGAAAAATCCAGGCTGACTTTTCCTCCTTCACCCCTCCGGGAGCGGCCTTTTTCCCTTCGCCGTAATGGCCTCCGGGTAATCTTTCCGGATTTTAACTTCGGGATTGGAAAATTTTATAATCCCCTTGATTTTCTGGTCTATAAATTTAATTTAACGTATCTAATTCTTTAAAAACTTAAGTATTATCCCCGATAAAAAACCAAAAATTTTTGATTATCCTAATAACAGGGAGACTCGGAATTCATTACCCATTATTCTCTCCTCCAGCAATGTAGGGCTAATTTTTACAAATATTTGACTCAATATTTCCCCTCTCTTCGGGCAATCAAGTCCCAACAAGGGATAAAAATGTAAAATTTTTACTGTCACCATTAAACCGTTTAAAAACATGAATGCAATTCACGAGAAGATCGGCTCAGTAGAACTTACTTGCGAGACAAAGTGAGTTTTTGTGGGGCTGATGGTTTAATATTTCCCGTGGTTTTGACCACTAATCCCAACTTGAATCTGAAACTCTAATTTTTAAGTTTAGGTTGAATTCCTTCCTGAATTTTGCCGGAAAATTATTATAACTCTTGAAAAGCTAACTATAAAAAGATGCAACAGCTAGACAGGATAGGATTGCAAAAATCCTGAATTTTATCCAGCTATTGCCTAAAAGTGGGCTGTAAATTAGGCAATTTTTGGACCTGTAATAGCACTCATTAAAGTTGAACTGGAGGGAGTCCCGTGGAAGAATTTTTAGACTTAAATACCTTTACCGTCCTGGTAAATGAGACGGACTATTTAACGGCTAATCCCGACGTAAAAGTTGCGGTAGAGACGGGGATGTTCACCTCGGGATTAGAACATTTTCAACGACACGGAAAACAGGAAGGACGTCAACCGATCGCCGGATACAATACCGCTTACTTTCTAACAGAAAATGCCGAGGGGGTGGTGGCGACTCATCAGGCGGATTTTATTCTCGCACTGGATGGAGACGATCGCATTTTCGGATTAGAAGGAAATGACTTTATTAATGGCAATCAGGGAGATGACATCATCAATGGCAACCAAGGCAATGATACCCTTCATGGGGGACAAGAGAATGATGTCTTGCGAGGGGGTCAGGGAAATGATTTCCTATTTGGAGATTTAGGAGATGATACCCTTCATGGGGATTTGGGTGCGGATACCTTAACGGGTGGCAGTGGCAATAATGTCTTTGAACTGGCCAGGAGAGATGATGTGTCCGGTTTTCGGTCCACCGGCAGCGCCAACTTGCCAGAAGCGGACTGGATTATGGATTTTAAAAACAATCTCGATCGCATTTACCTAGAGGGTGGACTCGCATTTGAAGACTTGCATATTTTTCAGGGGACAGGTGCTTATTCTAGTCATACCATCATTCAAGATAGAATCACCGCTGACTATTTAGCTATCTTAAATGGAGTGGATTTCGCCACCGTAGAGCGGAATGATTTTATCTCCCTTTCTCCCCCCTCTTCTTCTGCTCCAGAAATTGTTTTTGCACCCACGCCATCTGTCGGAATCTCTAATCCGCAACCCACTCCCACTCCGGAACCCACACCAGACCCCATTGTTGAACCCACTCCCACACCGGAACCCACACCGGAACCCACACCGGAACTCACACCAGGCGCGGTGGGATTTAGTGCGCCGATCTTTACAGTAAGAGAAGATGGAACGGCGATCGCCTCTGTCAGCGTTGTTCGCACGGGTGGCAGCAATGGCGCAATCACTGCCGATGTGATCCTTAGCGATGGAACAGCAACTGCACCCGCCGATTACATCAATGAACCGATCACCATCACCTTTGGCGCAGGAGACACTACCCCTAAAACCGTCCCGATTACCATCATCAATGATAGCGCAGTTGAACCTACAGAAACCCTCAATTTATCCCTCGGAAATCTCGCGGGTGGTGCAGTATTGGGAACTCAAAATACCGCTATTGTGGAAATTCTTGACAATGATAATCTCAATAATTTAGAACTCACCCAGGCAACCTATCTCGGAGGTTCTGGAAATGATGAAGCGAGTGCTGTGCGAATTTCTCCCATTGATCGCGCCATTACCGTTGCGGGTAATTTAAACGGGACGGCGCAACTCATGCGATTTTCTGAGCGCGGGGATACTCTTTTGTCCCAAATTAATTTAGGCGGAACTGTCAAGGATTTAGATATCGATCGCAACAGTGGAGAAATTGTCACTGCCGGGGATTTTGGGATTAAAGTATTTGACAGTACCGGCACTAATCTTCTCTGGTCCCAACCGGGAATGGTGGATCGGGTCGCGATCGCCAATAATGGTGCGATCGCCACCTTAAACATTGCCACAGATACGGTCACCCTTTGGAGTGCGACTGGCACTTCCCTCGGTTCTACAACCTTAACGGGTACGGATATTCGTCCCTCGGATATTGCCATCAATCCCCTGAATAATCAGGTTTATGTCACCGGATTTAATCAAGTTTCCACTGACTTGCAAACCCCTTTTATTCGCGGATTTGATACCAACTTAAATCTCCTGTGGAATACCTGGGATTACAGTGCCACTGAAGTCACCTCCCAAAATTTAGGAGCAGATACTCGGGGAGAACGTCTGACCATTGCTGATGATGGTACTCTTTATTTCCTCGGGAAAACGGATGGCGGAAATAATGTTTTTACTCGGGATGAAAATACGATTACTACGAACCTTGGCAGTCGGTTAATTCAGCAAGACCAGTATAATAATTTATCCGGCGCTGGCAGTGGAGCATTTACCTTTTTTGCTAAAATTGATAGCAATACCGGCATCATCGACCGGGGTCAATTTATCGCCACGCGCCTGAGTAATGGCAATGCCAATAGTTTCGATCCTAATTCCATCGCTGTCGATGAATCCGGAAATGTTTACATTGGT
Above is a window of Laspinema palackyanum D2c DNA encoding:
- a CDS encoding LptA/OstA family protein codes for the protein MIPSVRLSSSHLLLRLGLALMMPVALSSVVAMPSYPQTPNTPQDNRALRVRSDMQESDSRTGIITARGNVRINYPARNMQGTAAQAQFFSREQRIVLSGNAYVIQDNNSIRGETITYLLDEGRFIALPEDNKQVESIYFLPDGTTPGL
- a CDS encoding Calx-beta domain-containing protein, whose translation is MEEFLDLNTFTVLVNETDYLTANPDVKVAVETGMFTSGLEHFQRHGKQEGRQPIAGYNTAYFLTENAEGVVATHQADFILALDGDDRIFGLEGNDFINGNQGDDIINGNQGNDTLHGGQENDVLRGGQGNDFLFGDLGDDTLHGDLGADTLTGGSGNNVFELARRDDVSGFRSTGSANLPEADWIMDFKNNLDRIYLEGGLAFEDLHIFQGTGAYSSHTIIQDRITADYLAILNGVDFATVERNDFISLSPPSSSAPEIVFAPTPSVGISNPQPTPTPEPTPDPIVEPTPTPEPTPEPTPELTPGAVGFSAPIFTVREDGTAIASVSVVRTGGSNGAITADVILSDGTATAPADYINEPITITFGAGDTTPKTVPITIINDSAVEPTETLNLSLGNLAGGAVLGTQNTAIVEILDNDNLNNLELTQATYLGGSGNDEASAVRISPIDRAITVAGNLNGTAQLMRFSERGDTLLSQINLGGTVKDLDIDRNSGEIVTAGDFGIKVFDSTGTNLLWSQPGMVDRVAIANNGAIATLNIATDTVTLWSATGTSLGSTTLTGTDIRPSDIAINPLNNQVYVTGFNQVSTDLQTPFIRGFDTNLNLLWNTWDYSATEVTSQNLGADTRGERLTIADDGTLYFLGKTDGGNNVFTRDENTITTNLGSRLIQQDQYNNLSGAGSGAFTFFAKIDSNTGIIDRGQFIATRLSNGNANSFDPNSIAVDESGNVYIGGGAAASLQNRNLKTINGAPVGNYTQGEMAVLAVSADFTTRKFWTPLTASGDLNGSSGTVNSFAVAGDRAVIFGTVNNPGVATTSTAINPNPLGGTDAYLATWVV